The following coding sequences are from one Wenzhouxiangella sp. AB-CW3 window:
- a CDS encoding transglutaminase-like domain-containing protein — protein MFDYPTPVRARGSRQLFDLLRGRLLAVPILLFVTLAFFMLYGSPTAAAVHQSKDQQDRQQMLEDSLIPASAAGKFGHFLDQLKQDLVPGAGLRLNQAPRTPDWSALQAQLNDLDQLFRAEWQATLNRFEQAQVPAEIIARHHEALDRYEERHQRFMGYVAERNQDGMTAMLADMQTRPTHKQNNFENPSFAVMEPDPDNVPRAEEELSLMAQEAPGPLQMDAVRQASLGLAALRDAANPEYLAETPEVVITPAIEAKAAELEHDPIRIYHFVRNEIDFLPGWGATQDAELTLGARRGNAKDTSSLLIALLRASGIPARYVYGVIEVEAPKFTNWMGNFSHVNAAMQHASSGGIPVGMSSSNNASVTNVILDHVWVEAAIDYIPSGGRHMVEADTWVALDASFKQYVYLQGLDAIEISGLDVEQLVDDFAASGTVDEDLGYVQNLDVSLIEAAQEQVANAMQDFIEDQMEDPTTGDVLGGRKAIVQDRNELTERPDNRILLRGPSWPSLPDVLRNSLRVTFEVDHLTGQPQGGVVLPWAQVNNHRLTMSYRPTTEADEQALLAMLPEGEITDLDQLPQTLPGYSISLTPEIKLNGEIILTGPTTVNAFTMETMLAFEVQQVAGNTKWAIPFHAPVPKGSYVAIMSNAGSVSTHALEAAQQRAEEAQYILENELEDQYDEIDRERLMGDLFYAGVLAYHAQLEGLGGLMAAQMGAEYRTNLSVGTYGYQPWVRYVYGMPMALDAGGIHMDLDYVPSHLTKHNGSASQRTEAAGPLGMLKSILENVVPEQQFSTEEEPVEGVSAVAAIAIAQAEGQRVFRVTQNNVNTVMAEISISQASREDIQRAVSQFGYEAIVHEAPITVPGWRGSGYVLTDPETGAGSYMIDGGRNGSFLDDYNSGFVSLVLMLISGLVLLGGSIPIFVAIIVIALLIFNTFISMLQDNLEILENGCPDAYVALSWGRTIAFLAMRLIAQFAGIKMGAEMLSVIIANWITSNMLTSASPACESVTP, from the coding sequence ATGTTTGATTACCCCACCCCCGTTCGTGCCCGAGGTTCCCGGCAGTTGTTCGATCTGTTGCGAGGCCGCCTGCTGGCCGTGCCGATACTGCTGTTCGTCACCCTGGCCTTCTTCATGCTCTACGGCTCGCCCACCGCCGCCGCCGTTCACCAGTCCAAGGATCAGCAGGACCGCCAGCAGATGCTGGAAGACAGCCTGATCCCGGCCAGTGCCGCCGGCAAGTTTGGCCATTTTCTGGATCAGCTCAAGCAGGATCTGGTGCCCGGTGCGGGCCTGCGTCTCAACCAGGCGCCGCGCACACCGGACTGGTCGGCCTTGCAGGCGCAACTGAACGATCTCGACCAGCTCTTCCGGGCCGAATGGCAGGCCACGTTGAACCGCTTCGAGCAGGCCCAGGTGCCGGCCGAGATTATTGCCCGCCATCATGAAGCCCTGGATCGCTATGAAGAGCGCCACCAGCGCTTCATGGGCTACGTTGCCGAGCGCAACCAGGACGGCATGACCGCCATGCTGGCCGACATGCAGACCCGGCCCACGCACAAGCAGAACAACTTCGAGAACCCCAGTTTTGCCGTCATGGAGCCCGATCCGGACAATGTGCCGCGTGCTGAAGAGGAGCTGAGCCTGATGGCCCAGGAAGCCCCCGGGCCGCTGCAGATGGATGCCGTGCGCCAGGCGAGCCTGGGTTTGGCTGCCTTGCGCGATGCGGCCAACCCGGAGTACCTGGCCGAGACGCCCGAAGTCGTCATCACTCCGGCCATCGAGGCCAAGGCCGCCGAGCTCGAACACGATCCGATCCGCATCTACCATTTCGTGCGCAACGAGATCGACTTTCTGCCAGGCTGGGGTGCGACCCAGGATGCCGAACTGACCCTGGGTGCGCGCCGCGGCAATGCCAAGGACACCAGCAGCCTGCTCATCGCTTTGCTGCGCGCCTCCGGCATCCCGGCCCGCTACGTCTACGGCGTGATCGAAGTCGAGGCACCGAAGTTCACCAACTGGATGGGCAACTTCAGCCACGTCAACGCCGCCATGCAACATGCCAGCTCCGGCGGCATTCCTGTGGGCATGAGCTCCAGCAATAACGCTTCGGTCACCAACGTGATACTTGACCATGTCTGGGTAGAAGCGGCGATCGACTACATTCCCTCCGGTGGCCGCCACATGGTTGAGGCCGACACCTGGGTGGCGCTGGATGCCAGTTTCAAGCAGTATGTTTACTTGCAGGGCCTGGATGCGATTGAGATTTCGGGTCTGGATGTGGAGCAACTGGTCGACGACTTTGCCGCCAGCGGCACCGTCGATGAGGATCTGGGTTATGTCCAGAACCTGGATGTCAGCCTGATCGAGGCCGCTCAGGAACAAGTGGCCAATGCCATGCAGGATTTCATCGAAGATCAGATGGAAGACCCCACCACCGGTGATGTGCTCGGTGGGCGCAAGGCCATCGTCCAGGATCGCAATGAGCTGACGGAGCGTCCCGACAATCGCATCCTGCTGCGGGGCCCAAGCTGGCCCAGCCTGCCCGATGTGTTGCGCAACTCCCTGCGGGTAACGTTCGAGGTCGACCACCTGACCGGCCAGCCCCAGGGCGGGGTGGTGCTGCCGTGGGCGCAAGTCAACAACCACCGCCTGACAATGTCCTACCGCCCGACCACAGAGGCCGACGAACAGGCCCTGCTGGCCATGCTCCCCGAAGGCGAGATCACCGACCTCGACCAGCTCCCCCAGACCCTGCCGGGCTATTCCATCAGCCTGACCCCCGAGATCAAGCTCAACGGCGAGATCATCCTGACCGGCCCGACCACGGTCAATGCCTTTACCATGGAGACCATGCTGGCCTTTGAGGTCCAGCAGGTGGCCGGTAATACCAAGTGGGCGATACCTTTTCATGCGCCGGTGCCGAAAGGGAGTTACGTGGCGATCATGTCCAATGCGGGGAGTGTCTCTACCCATGCGCTGGAGGCGGCGCAACAACGTGCGGAGGAAGCGCAATACATCCTGGAGAACGAACTCGAAGATCAGTACGACGAGATCGACCGCGAGCGTTTGATGGGCGATCTGTTCTACGCCGGTGTATTGGCCTATCATGCCCAGCTAGAGGGGCTTGGAGGGCTGATGGCGGCACAGATGGGTGCTGAGTATCGAACCAACCTGAGTGTGGGAACCTACGGCTACCAGCCTTGGGTTAGGTACGTTTACGGTATGCCTATGGCCTTGGATGCAGGTGGAATACATATGGACTTGGACTATGTGCCGAGTCACTTGACCAAGCACAATGGCAGTGCCAGTCAGCGCACGGAGGCCGCCGGGCCCTTGGGTATGCTCAAGAGCATCCTTGAGAACGTGGTTCCCGAACAACAGTTCAGCACCGAAGAGGAGCCGGTCGAGGGGGTGAGTGCGGTTGCGGCCATTGCAATAGCCCAGGCCGAGGGGCAGCGGGTTTTTCGTGTAACCCAAAACAATGTCAACACAGTGATGGCCGAGATCAGTATCAGTCAGGCTTCCCGTGAGGATATTCAGCGGGCTGTGAGTCAGTTTGGGTATGAGGCGATTGTTCATGAGGCACCGATTACTGTGCCTGGGTGGCGAGGAAGTGGTTATGTCCTGACCGATCCTGAGACTGGGGCCGGGAGCTATATGATTGATGGGGGAAGGAATGGAAGTTTTCTTGATGACTACAACAGTGGATTTGTTTCTCTGGTACTGATGTTAATCTCAGGTCTCGTGTTGCTGGGTGGTAGTATTCCCATTTTTGTTGCGATCATAGTCATTGCTCTCTTGATATTCAACACTTTCATTTCAATGTTACAAGACAATCTGGAGATTCTAGAAAATGGTTGTCCAGACGCGTACGTTGCACTTAGCTGGGGTCGAACCATCGCGTTTTTGGCGATGCGCCTTATAGCGCAGTTTGCGGGAATAAAAATGGGCGCTGAAATGCTCTCAGTTATTATCGCGAATTGGATTACAAGTAATATGTTGACTTCTGCATCGCCAGCATGCGAGTCAGTTACTCCATAG
- the tnpA gene encoding IS66 family insertion sequence element accessory protein TnpA, with protein MSRTTRIRRSADQWRSLISKQADSGLTQSVFCRREGLSLSTFCNWKRKLSSESDSRAEESAESEPWIDLGGLAATDPGWDIELDLGNGVCLRFRRS; from the coding sequence ATGTCACGCACGACCCGTATCCGCCGATCTGCTGATCAATGGAGAAGTCTGATTTCCAAGCAGGCTGATAGCGGCTTGACTCAAAGCGTCTTCTGCCGACGCGAGGGGCTTTCATTGAGCACCTTTTGTAACTGGAAACGCAAGCTGTCATCGGAATCTGACTCTCGTGCCGAGGAATCGGCAGAGTCTGAGCCATGGATCGACCTGGGGGGTCTGGCGGCAACTGACCCTGGCTGGGACATTGAGCTGGACCTCGGTAATGGTGTGTGCCTCCGCTTCCGTCGCAGCTGA
- the tnpB gene encoding IS66 family insertion sequence element accessory protein TnpB (TnpB, as the term is used for proteins encoded by IS66 family insertion elements, is considered an accessory protein, since TnpC, encoded by a neighboring gene, is a DDE family transposase.), whose amino-acid sequence MFFPEDRVRVWLYARPTDMRKQFDGLAALARNQLNEDPMSGHLFVFINRRRTYMKVLYFDRGGYCLWSKRLEQGQFNYNCQRGEKQALSWTELKLLLDGVQVQKSRQFKRYQHPVGAVARYNAAHG is encoded by the coding sequence ATGTTCTTTCCAGAAGACCGTGTTCGAGTGTGGCTGTACGCGCGGCCCACCGACATGCGCAAGCAGTTTGACGGGTTGGCGGCACTGGCGCGCAACCAGCTCAATGAAGACCCGATGAGTGGTCACCTGTTCGTGTTCATCAATCGCCGACGGACCTACATGAAGGTGCTGTACTTTGATCGTGGCGGCTACTGTCTTTGGTCCAAGCGACTCGAGCAAGGGCAATTCAACTACAACTGCCAGCGTGGCGAGAAACAGGCCTTGAGCTGGACGGAGTTGAAGCTGTTGCTTGATGGTGTTCAGGTCCAGAAATCGCGTCAGTTCAAGCGCTATCAGCATCCTGTCGGCGCTGTAGCAAGGTATAATGCAGCCCATGGTTGA
- a CDS encoding IS66 family transposase, with protein sequence MVEATSKTDSTTSENVQLRNENDALREELQSVKQQLAWLQRQVFGRKSEKRLIDQDARSGLLFNALPESESPTPTEQVSYTRRKGAKERGDAVTDSGLRFNEDVPVEVIHVADPEAESIPREHREVIDEKVTHRLAQRPGSYVVLEYRRAVVKDKRSDHIHTAPTPANVLEGSLADVSFLAGLLIDKFCYHLPLYRQHQRLAMSGITVSRNTLTQLVERAIRLLKPVYDAQLEHILRSKVLAMDETPIKAGRGKPGKMKQGWFWPVYGEDDEVCFIFSDSRGSKVVTQALGEHSMAPW encoded by the coding sequence ATGGTTGAGGCCACTTCCAAGACGGATAGCACGACGAGCGAGAATGTCCAGTTGCGTAATGAGAATGACGCGCTGCGCGAGGAGCTTCAGTCCGTCAAGCAACAGCTTGCCTGGCTTCAACGTCAAGTCTTTGGGCGCAAGTCCGAGAAGCGCCTGATCGATCAGGATGCCCGTAGCGGACTGCTGTTCAATGCGTTGCCTGAATCAGAATCCCCGACACCGACTGAACAAGTCAGCTATACCCGTCGCAAGGGTGCCAAGGAACGCGGTGATGCGGTTACCGACTCGGGTCTTCGCTTCAACGAGGACGTGCCGGTCGAAGTGATCCATGTAGCGGATCCGGAGGCCGAATCGATCCCCCGGGAGCACCGTGAGGTGATCGATGAGAAGGTCACGCATCGTCTGGCCCAACGGCCCGGTAGCTACGTGGTGCTGGAGTATCGCCGGGCCGTGGTCAAGGACAAGCGTAGCGACCACATCCACACCGCACCCACCCCGGCCAACGTGCTGGAGGGCAGCCTGGCCGATGTCAGCTTCCTGGCCGGCCTGCTGATCGACAAGTTCTGCTATCACCTGCCCCTGTACCGTCAGCATCAGCGGCTGGCTATGAGCGGCATTACGGTCAGCCGCAATACGCTGACCCAACTGGTTGAGCGAGCCATCAGGCTGCTCAAGCCCGTTTATGATGCCCAGCTCGAACACATCCTGCGCTCGAAAGTCCTGGCGATGGACGAAACGCCGATCAAGGCTGGACGTGGCAAGCCGGGCAAGATGAAACAGGGCTGGTTCTGGCCGGTGTATGGGGAGGATGATGAAGTCTGCTTCATCTTCTCCGACTCACGCGGCAGCAAAGTCGTGACCCAGGCTCTGGGTGAGCACTCGATGGCACCTTGGTGA
- the tnpC gene encoding IS66 family transposase, translating into MTDGHSAYTKYVDQRPAVTHANCWAHARRKFEAALKAEPKAANEALELIGQLYQIERQIRQKDLHGDKKLTWRAEHSLPVVKAFWAWCDQQRQRMDLARSSPLLKALGYVAGRQAALQVFLSDPDVPIDTNHLERALRPIPMGRKNWLFSWSELGARHIGVIQSLLVTCRLHEVDPYTYLVDVLQRVNEHPASRVGELVPQVWKDTFAGEPLVSDLQRVSR; encoded by the coding sequence GTGACCGACGGGCACTCGGCTTATACCAAGTATGTGGACCAACGTCCTGCCGTCACTCATGCCAACTGCTGGGCGCACGCCAGACGCAAGTTCGAGGCGGCGCTGAAAGCCGAGCCCAAGGCTGCCAACGAGGCGCTGGAGCTGATCGGTCAGCTCTACCAGATCGAGCGCCAGATCCGCCAGAAGGATCTGCATGGCGACAAGAAGCTGACTTGGCGGGCCGAGCACAGTCTCCCGGTCGTCAAGGCCTTCTGGGCCTGGTGTGATCAGCAGCGTCAACGCATGGATCTGGCCAGGTCCAGCCCTTTGCTCAAGGCGCTCGGCTATGTGGCGGGGCGTCAGGCCGCTTTGCAGGTGTTCCTGAGCGACCCCGATGTCCCGATCGATACCAATCATCTGGAGCGGGCCCTTCGGCCGATCCCGATGGGCCGCAAGAACTGGCTCTTTAGCTGGTCGGAACTCGGCGCTCGTCATATCGGCGTGATCCAGAGCCTGCTGGTGACCTGCCGGCTGCATGAGGTCGACCCCTACACCTACCTGGTGGATGTGCTACAGCGCGTCAACGAGCACCCGGCCAGCCGGGTCGGAGAGCTGGTGCCACAGGTCTGGAAAGACACGTTCGCTGGCGAACCGCTGGTGTCGGACTTGCAGAGGGTCAGTCGGTAA
- a CDS encoding transglutaminase-like domain-containing protein, which produces MEPDPDNVPRSAEELTLMGQEPPGPLQMAPARQASLGLGALRDAGNPEYLAETPEVVITPAIEAKAAELDHDPIRIYHFVRNQIDFLPGWGATQDAELTLGARRGNAKDTSSLLIALLRASGIPARYVYGVIEVEAPKFTNWMGNFSHVNAAMQHASSGGIPVGMSSSNNASVTNVILDHVWVEAAIDYIPSGGRHMVEADTWVALDASFKQYVYLQGLDAIEISGLDVEQLVDDFAASGTVDEELGYVQNLDVSLIEAAQEQVANAMQEFIEDQMEDPTTGDVLGGRKAIVQERGELTERPDNRILMRGPSWPSLPDVLRNSLRVTFEVDHLTGQPQGGVVLPWAQVNNHRLTMSYRPTTEADEQALLALLPEGEITDLDQLPQTLPGHSISLTPEIKLNGEIILTGPSAVNAFTLETMLAFEVQQVAGNTKWAIPFHAPVPKGSYVAIMSNAGSVSTHALEAAQQRAEDAQYILENELEDQYDEIDRERLMGELFYAGVLAYHAQLEGLGGLMAAQMGAEYRTNLSVGTYGYQPWVRYVYGMPMALDAGGVHMDLDYVPSHLTKHNGSASQRIEAAQPLGMLKSILENVVPEQQFSTEEEPAEGVSAVAAIAKAQAEGQRVFHVTQDNLNEVMAEVSISQASREDIQRAVSQFGYEAVVHEAPITVPGWRGSGYILTDPETGAGSYMIDGGKNGAFVVLMAGLGTALLIGGVFLMIFAPIMGFLMGLAAAIIGAIAMGVAIETVITDPEADWGDLLSGVLLGAALVAVLALVAKFLAGLMATITAQIALEAFSVMLGAIGALLEQLRRLSEDNDRHKGRVLS; this is translated from the coding sequence ATGGAGCCTGATCCGGACAATGTACCGCGCAGTGCCGAAGAACTGACTCTGATGGGACAGGAGCCCCCGGGGCCGTTGCAGATGGCCCCAGCGCGCCAGGCCAGCCTGGGCCTGGGCGCCTTGCGGGATGCAGGCAACCCGGAGTACCTGGCCGAGACCCCCGAAGTGGTCATCACCCCGGCGATCGAAGCCAAGGCCGCCGAACTCGACCATGATCCCATCCGCATTTATCACTTTGTGCGCAACCAGATCGACTTCCTGCCCGGCTGGGGCGCAACCCAGGACGCCGAACTGACCCTGGGGGCGCGCCGCGGCAATGCCAAAGACACCAGCAGCCTGCTGATCGCCCTGCTGCGTGCCTCCGGCATCCCGGCCCGTTACGTCTATGGCGTAATCGAAGTCGAGGCACCCAAGTTCACCAACTGGATGGGCAACTTCAGCCACGTCAACGCCGCCATGCAACATGCCAGCTCCGGCGGCATTCCTGTGGGCATGAGCTCCAGCAATAACGCTTCGGTCACCAACGTGATACTTGACCATGTCTGGGTAGAAGCGGCGATCGACTACATTCCCTCCGGTGGCCGCCACATGGTTGAGGCCGACACCTGGGTGGCGCTGGATGCCAGTTTCAAGCAGTATGTTTACTTGCAGGGCCTGGATGCGATTGAGATTTCGGGTCTGGATGTGGAGCAACTGGTCGACGACTTTGCCGCCAGCGGCACCGTCGATGAGGAACTGGGTTATGTCCAGAACCTGGATGTCAGCCTGATCGAGGCCGCCCAGGAACAGGTGGCCAATGCCATGCAGGAGTTCATCGAAGATCAGATGGAAGACCCCACCACCGGCGACGTGCTGGGTGGACGCAAGGCCATCGTCCAGGAACGTGGCGAGCTGACCGAGCGCCCGGACAACCGCATTCTCATGCGCGGCCCAAGCTGGCCCAGCCTGCCCGATGTCTTGCGTAATTCCCTACGCGTGACATTCGAGGTCGATCATCTGACTGGCCAGCCGCAGGGCGGGGTGGTGCTGCCCTGGGCCCAAGTCAACAACCACCGCCTGACGATGTCCTACCGCCCGACCACGGAGGCCGACGAACAGGCCCTGCTTGCGCTGCTGCCCGAAGGCGAGATCACCGACCTCGACCAGCTCCCCCAGACCCTGCCGGGCCACTCCATCAGCTTAACGCCTGAGATCAAACTCAACGGCGAGATCATCCTGACCGGCCCGAGCGCGGTCAATGCCTTTACCCTGGAGACCATGCTGGCTTTCGAAGTCCAGCAGGTGGCCGGTAATACCAAGTGGGCGATACCTTTTCATGCGCCGGTGCCGAAGGGGAGTTACGTGGCGATCATGTCCAATGCGGGGAGTGTGTCCACCCACGCGCTGGAGGCGGCGCAGCAGCGGGCCGAAGATGCCCAGTACATCCTCGAAAACGAGCTTGAAGACCAGTACGACGAGATCGACCGCGAGCGTTTGATGGGTGAGCTGTTTTACGCCGGAGTTCTGGCCTATCATGCCCAGCTAGAGGGGCTGGGAGGGCTGATGGCGGCACAGATGGGTGCTGAGTATCGAACCAACCTGAGTGTCGGCACCTATGGCTACCAGCCGTGGGTCCGCTATGTCTACGGCATGCCGATGGCGCTGGATGCCGGTGGGGTGCATATGGACCTGGACTATGTGCCCAGTCATCTGACCAAACACAATGGCAGTGCCAGCCAGCGGATTGAGGCAGCTCAGCCGCTGGGGATGCTTAAGAGCATTCTGGAGAATGTGGTTCCTGAACAGCAGTTCAGCACGGAGGAAGAGCCTGCCGAGGGAGTGAGTGCGGTAGCCGCTATCGCAAAAGCTCAGGCAGAGGGGCAGCGAGTGTTTCATGTCACCCAGGACAACCTGAACGAAGTCATGGCTGAGGTCAGTATCAGCCAGGCTTCAAGGGAAGATATTCAGCGGGCGGTATCGCAGTTTGGGTATGAGGCGGTTGTGCATGAAGCGCCGATTACAGTTCCGGGCTGGCGGGGGAGTGGGTATATTTTGACCGACCCTGAGACAGGGGCTGGGAGTTATATGATTGATGGGGGGAAGAATGGAGCGTTTGTGGTCTTGATGGCAGGGCTTGGAACGGCCTTGCTTATTGGTGGTGTCTTTTTGATGATTTTTGCCCCAATTATGGGCTTTCTCATGGGTTTGGCAGCAGCAATTATTGGCGCCATCGCGATGGGTGTTGCTATTGAGACTGTCATTACAGATCCTGAAGCTGATTGGGGAGATTTGCTCTCTGGTGTGCTCTTGGGTGCAGCGCTTGTGGCAGTGCTTGCTCTTGTTGCTAAGTTTCTTGCAGGCCTAATGGCCACTATTACTGCTCAGATTGCACTGGAAGCATTTTCTGTCATGCTAGGTGCGATCGGAGCCTTATTGGAACAGTTAAGAAGATTAAGTGAAGATAATGATAGGCACAAGGGGAGGGTGCTCTCGTGA
- a CDS encoding transposase, producing the protein MKYSEERRKSVLAKLCPPHNRTVREVAAEEGISEPTVYLWRKQARERGELYPDAGSDAQGWSARDKFAAVIETASMNESERSEYCRKRGLYPEQLAAWRRACEQANDWAEERTASQVKADREQRRKMRELERDLARKEKALAETAALLTLSKKARAIWGDGEDE; encoded by the coding sequence GTGAAGTATTCAGAAGAACGCAGAAAATCAGTGCTGGCCAAATTGTGCCCACCACATAATCGAACGGTCCGAGAAGTCGCCGCTGAGGAAGGCATTTCTGAGCCGACGGTGTACTTGTGGCGCAAGCAGGCTCGGGAGCGCGGAGAGCTGTACCCCGATGCCGGATCTGACGCCCAGGGCTGGAGTGCTCGGGACAAGTTCGCGGCCGTGATTGAAACGGCTTCGATGAACGAGTCTGAGCGCTCGGAATACTGCCGCAAGCGCGGCCTGTATCCTGAGCAGCTGGCTGCTTGGCGTCGGGCCTGCGAGCAGGCCAACGACTGGGCCGAGGAACGCACCGCCAGCCAAGTGAAGGCTGACCGGGAACAACGCCGGAAGATGCGCGAACTCGAGCGCGATCTGGCACGCAAGGAAAAGGCCCTGGCGGAGACGGCTGCCTTGCTTACCTTGTCAAAAAAAGCCCGGGCGATCTGGGGGGACGGAGAGGACGAATGA
- the tnpC gene encoding IS66 family transposase, translating to MVEATSKTDSTTSENVQLRNENDALREELQSVKQQLAWLQRQVFGRKSEKRLIDQDARSGLLFNALPESESPTPTEQVSYTRRKGAKERGDAVTDSGLRFNEDVPVEVIHVADPEAESIPREHREVIDEKVTHRLAQRPGSYVVLEYRRAVVKDKRSDHIHTAPTPANVLEGSLADVSFLAGLLIDKFCYHLPLYRQHQRLAMSGITVSRNTLTQLVERAIRLLKPVYDAQLEHILRSKVLAMDETPIKAGRGKPGKMKQGWFWPVYGEDDEVCFIFSDSRGSKVVTQALGEHFDGTLVTDGHSAYTKYVDQRPAVTHANCWAHARRKFEAALKAEPKAANEALELIGQLYQIERQIRQKDLHGDKKLTWRAEHSLPVVKAFWAWCDQQRQRMDLARSSPLLKALGYVAGRQAALQVFLSDPDVPIDTNHLERALRPIPMGRKNWLFSWSELGARHIGVIQSLLVTCRLHEVDPYTYLVDVLQRVNEHPASRVGELVPQVWKDTFAGEPLVSDLQRVSR from the coding sequence ATGGTTGAGGCCACTTCCAAGACGGATAGCACGACGAGCGAGAATGTCCAGTTGCGTAATGAGAATGACGCGCTGCGCGAGGAGCTTCAGTCCGTCAAGCAACAGCTTGCCTGGCTTCAACGTCAAGTCTTTGGGCGCAAGTCCGAGAAGCGCCTGATCGATCAGGATGCCCGTAGCGGACTGCTGTTCAATGCGTTGCCTGAATCAGAATCCCCGACACCGACTGAACAAGTCAGCTATACCCGTCGCAAGGGTGCCAAGGAACGCGGTGATGCGGTTACCGACTCGGGTCTTCGCTTCAACGAGGACGTGCCGGTCGAAGTGATCCATGTAGCGGATCCGGAGGCCGAATCGATCCCCCGGGAGCACCGTGAGGTGATCGATGAGAAGGTCACGCATCGTCTGGCCCAACGGCCCGGTAGCTACGTGGTGCTGGAGTATCGCCGGGCCGTGGTCAAGGACAAGCGTAGCGACCACATCCACACCGCACCCACCCCGGCCAACGTGCTGGAGGGCAGCCTGGCCGATGTCAGCTTCCTGGCCGGCCTGCTGATCGACAAGTTCTGCTATCACCTGCCCCTGTACCGTCAGCATCAGCGGCTGGCTATGAGCGGCATTACGGTCAGCCGCAATACGCTGACCCAACTGGTTGAGCGAGCCATCAGGCTGCTCAAGCCCGTTTATGATGCCCAGCTCGAACACATCCTGCGCTCGAAAGTCCTGGCGATGGACGAAACGCCGATCAAGGCTGGACGTGGCAAGCCGGGCAAGATGAAACAGGGCTGGTTCTGGCCGGTGTATGGGGAGGATGATGAAGTCTGCTTCATCTTCTCCGACTCACGCGGCAGCAAAGTCGTGACCCAGGCTCTGGGTGAGCACTTCGATGGCACCTTGGTGACCGACGGGCACTCGGCTTATACCAAGTATGTGGACCAACGTCCTGCCGTCACTCATGCCAACTGCTGGGCGCACGCCAGACGCAAGTTCGAGGCGGCGCTGAAAGCCGAGCCCAAGGCTGCCAACGAGGCGCTGGAGCTGATCGGTCAGCTCTACCAGATCGAGCGCCAGATCCGCCAGAAGGATCTGCATGGCGACAAGAAGCTGACTTGGCGGGCCGAGCACAGTCTCCCGGTCGTCAAGGCCTTCTGGGCCTGGTGTGATCAGCAGCGTCAACGCATGGATCTGGCCAGGTCCAGCCCTTTGCTCAAGGCGCTCGGCTATGTGGCGGGGCGTCAGGCCGCTTTGCAGGTGTTCCTGAGCGACCCCGATGTCCCGATCGATACCAATCATCTGGAGCGGGCCCTTCGGCCGATCCCGATGGGCCGCAAGAACTGGCTCTTTAGCTGGTCGGAACTCGGCGCTCGTCATATCGGCGTGATCCAGAGCCTGCTGGTGACCTGCCGGCTGCATGAGGTCGACCCCTACACCTACCTGGTGGATGTGCTACAGCGCGTCAACGAGCACCCGGCCAGCCGGGTCGGAGAGCTGGTGCCACAGGTCTGGAAAGACACGTTCGCTGGCGAACCGCTGGTGTCGGACTTGCAGAGGGTCAGTCGGTAA